A DNA window from Aquarana catesbeiana isolate 2022-GZ linkage group LG01, ASM4218655v1, whole genome shotgun sequence contains the following coding sequences:
- the LOC141133382 gene encoding olfactory receptor 4E2-like: protein MDLQNQSLVTEFTLSGFSHSHEARVIFFVFFLALYLMTLSGNLLIMTAVHVDPHLRSPMYFFLSNLSFLDMCYSTVTIPKMLVNVFSNQKTISFNQCILQLFFLHLFGGVECFLLTVMAYDRYVAICNPLRYHIVMNSKFCCWLVACTWLAGFLHSFTQAFLTYQLPFCGPNKINHFFCDVHPLAVLACSDTFFIDIFIIANSGMISLTCFVVLLFSYLGIITTILKIHSSEGRRKAFSTCAAHLLVVTFFFGPCVFIYLRPPVNYAADKLVSVLYTVLTPLLNPIIYTLRNQEVKNAIKKPFRNKLSPNFAKQTDILFVTNH, encoded by the coding sequence ATGGATCTTCAAAATCAAAGTTTGGTAACAGAGTTCACCCTTAGTGGTTTCTCCCATTCACATGAAGCTCGGGttattttctttgtcttttttctgGCCCTGTATTTGATGACCTTATCAGGTAATCTTCTCATCATGACAGCAGTCCATGTTGATCCACATCTGCGTTCACCTATGTATTTTTTTCTCAGTAACTTGTCTTTCTTGGACATGTGCTACTCAACGGTCACCATCCCAAAGATGCTGGTTAATGTCTTCTCAAATCAAAAGACTATCTCCTTTAACCAGTGCATATTGCAGCTTTTCTTCCTTCATTTATTTGGTGGTGTAGAGTGCTTCCTTCTGACTGTCATGGCATATGATCGCTATGTGGCTATCTGTAATCCACTAAGGTATCACATTGTCATGAATTCCAAATTTTGCTGTTGGCTGGTGGCATGTACTTGGCTAGCAGGTTTCTTGCATTCCTTTACCCAGGCTTTTCTCACCTACCAGCTGCCATTTTGTGGTCCAAACAAGATAAATCACTTCTTCTGTGATGTCCACCCACTAGCTGTACTCGCCTGTTCTGACAccttttttattgatatatttattatagcaaacagtggAATGATTTCACTCACTTGCTTTGTGGTGCTATTGTTCTCCTACCTTGGAATCATAACCACAATCTTAAAGATCCATTCTTCAGAAGGGAGACGTAAAGCGTTCTCTACATGTGCAGCCCATCTCCTGGTTGTTACATTCTTTTTTGGACCATGCGTATTTATCTATTTGAGGCCACCAGTGAACTATGCAGCAGACAAGCTGGTGTCTGTGCTGTATACAGTACTGACGCCTCTACTAAATCCTATTATTTACACACTACGAAACCAGGAGGTCAAAAATGCTATCAAGAAACCTTTCAGAAACAAACTTTCCCCAAATTTCGCAAAGCAAACAGATATACTGTTTGTCACAAACCACTGA